A single window of Brevundimonas naejangsanensis DNA harbors:
- a CDS encoding SapC family protein, whose translation MTDATQANSPLSGTVLFYSQPEPLSADVHGKLGVTPADKPYAFVAQTHVVPLTVTEFAPAALSYPVIFVGDAKQPVAAMGLNQGENLFIENGDFRPDAYIPAYVRRYPFVFANDEEQKRMVLCIDRAAPFVVEGGETPLFENGQPSGYVNFGMEFCNNFEQERVRTESFINLLTELDLFEVREATFTPRNADGSAGAPQKIAEYFAVSEDKLKALPVEKLAELRDNGALGQIYAHLVSLLGWDRLIAMALTRAAQQPVAANA comes from the coding sequence ATGACCGACGCCACCCAAGCGAACAGCCCCCTGTCGGGCACTGTCCTGTTCTATTCCCAGCCGGAGCCGCTGTCGGCCGACGTGCACGGCAAGCTGGGCGTGACGCCCGCGGACAAACCCTACGCCTTCGTGGCCCAGACCCACGTCGTGCCGCTGACGGTGACGGAGTTCGCCCCGGCCGCCCTGTCCTATCCGGTCATCTTCGTCGGCGACGCCAAGCAGCCCGTCGCCGCCATGGGCCTGAACCAGGGCGAGAACCTGTTCATCGAGAACGGCGACTTCCGCCCCGACGCCTATATTCCGGCCTATGTCCGCCGCTATCCCTTCGTCTTCGCCAATGACGAAGAGCAGAAGCGCATGGTGCTGTGCATCGACCGCGCCGCCCCCTTCGTGGTCGAAGGCGGCGAGACGCCGCTGTTCGAAAACGGCCAGCCCAGCGGCTACGTCAACTTCGGCATGGAGTTCTGCAACAACTTCGAGCAGGAGCGCGTGCGCACCGAGTCCTTCATCAACCTGCTGACGGAACTGGACCTGTTCGAGGTGCGTGAAGCCACCTTCACCCCGCGCAACGCCGACGGCTCGGCCGGCGCGCCGCAAAAGATCGCCGAATACTTCGCCGTGTCGGAAGACAAGCTGAAGGCCCTGCCGGTCGAGAAGCTGGCCGAACTGCGCGACAACGGCGCCCTGGGCCAGATCTACGCCCACCTGGTGTCGCTGCTGGGCTGGGACCGCCTGATCGCCATGGCCCTGACCCGCGCCGCCCAGCAACCGGTCGCCGCCAACGCTTGA
- a CDS encoding MaoC family dehydratase, with the protein MTEPLHVHFEDLEIGQVIPLGACAVDAAALDLFAERFLPGWDVAYGAPEAMVYALWSRLSADRMGGWAGSKTLAVDGLRFLRNPPAGELLRGRLTVMGKDPVGDEKGVVIAQQDMLDEAGRLVFSCLTRALVARR; encoded by the coding sequence ATGACCGAACCTCTGCACGTCCATTTCGAGGATCTTGAGATCGGCCAGGTCATTCCTCTGGGCGCCTGCGCCGTGGATGCGGCGGCGCTGGACCTGTTCGCCGAACGCTTCCTGCCGGGGTGGGACGTCGCCTATGGCGCGCCTGAAGCGATGGTCTACGCCCTGTGGAGCCGTCTGTCCGCCGATCGCATGGGCGGCTGGGCGGGGTCCAAGACCCTCGCGGTCGACGGGCTGCGCTTCCTGCGCAATCCCCCGGCGGGCGAACTGCTGCGCGGCCGGCTGACGGTGATGGGCAAGGATCCGGTCGGCGACGAGAAGGGCGTGGTCATCGCCCAGCAGGACATGCTGGACGAGGCCGGACGGCTGGTCTTCTCCTGCCTGACCCGCGCCCTCGTGGCCCGCCGCTAA
- a CDS encoding NADP-dependent oxidoreductase, producing MSLRNRQWILRRRPQGLIQDGDLELVESVVPDLKDGEVLVRTIYLSIDPTNRTWMNDSEGYLPPVGLGDVMRGLTLGVVEQSRGERFKEGDLVTPLSGAWADYAVVPEAGLRPVHRAPGLPLTANLSVLGMTGMTAYFGVTDVLKAKAGETLVISAAAGAVGSIAGQVAKQRGCRVIGIAGGAEKCRWLTEELGFDGAVDYKNEDVGDALDRLAPDGIDLNFENVGGDIMIAVWNRLKVHGRMAVCGLISAYNATRMPPSPNFSRIITHRLNVQGFLVLDYAHRAKEMIAEMGPWLADGKIQWKVHVDDGLEGAVGSLNRLFTGDHDGKLMVRVSEEPAA from the coding sequence ATGAGCTTGCGCAACCGGCAGTGGATCCTGCGTCGCCGCCCGCAGGGGCTGATTCAGGATGGGGATCTGGAACTGGTCGAAAGCGTCGTGCCTGATCTGAAGGACGGAGAGGTCCTGGTCCGCACGATCTATCTTTCGATCGACCCGACGAACCGCACGTGGATGAACGATTCCGAAGGCTATCTGCCGCCGGTGGGTCTGGGCGACGTCATGCGCGGGCTGACGCTGGGGGTGGTCGAGCAGTCGCGCGGCGAGCGGTTCAAGGAAGGCGATCTGGTCACGCCTCTGTCCGGCGCCTGGGCCGACTACGCTGTCGTGCCCGAGGCGGGGCTGCGGCCCGTCCATCGTGCGCCGGGCCTGCCGCTGACCGCCAACCTGTCCGTGTTGGGCATGACCGGGATGACGGCCTATTTCGGCGTCACCGACGTGCTGAAGGCCAAGGCGGGCGAGACCCTGGTGATCTCGGCGGCGGCCGGGGCGGTCGGCTCCATCGCCGGCCAGGTGGCCAAGCAGCGCGGCTGCCGCGTCATCGGCATCGCCGGCGGCGCCGAGAAATGTCGCTGGCTGACCGAGGAGCTCGGCTTCGACGGCGCCGTCGACTACAAGAACGAGGATGTCGGCGACGCCCTGGACCGGCTGGCTCCCGACGGCATCGACCTCAATTTCGAGAACGTCGGCGGCGACATCATGATCGCCGTGTGGAACCGGCTCAAGGTGCACGGCCGCATGGCCGTCTGCGGCCTGATCTCGGCCTATAACGCCACGCGGATGCCGCCTTCGCCCAATTTCTCGCGCATCATCACCCACCGTCTGAACGTGCAGGGCTTCCTGGTCCTCGACTACGCGCACCGCGCCAAGGAGATGATCGCCGAAATGGGGCCTTGGCTGGCCGACGGGAAAATTCAGTGGAAGGTCCACGTCGATGACGGTCTGGAAGGGGCGGTCGGCTCGCTGAATCGCTTGTTCACCGGCGACCATGACGGCAAGCTGATGGTCCGGGTGTCGGAGGAGCCGGCGGCCTGA
- a CDS encoding response regulator has product MSLLARLAPHLPYVRRYARALTGDQSTGDNYVRVALEALAAGERQLPADMTPRVALYHVFHTIWSSTGAQLESGGVSEADDASRRLMRIAPQSRQAFLLTALEGFTPSEAAQILAVDPRTVERLISEAQSDIESLVKELGHRVTGTATTHDEAVDAVSRHAPGLVLADIQLADGSSGIDAVKDILRKFDVPVIFITAFPERLLTGERPEPTFLITKPFQPETVKAAISQALFFHPSRQKAAA; this is encoded by the coding sequence ATGAGCCTTTTGGCCAGACTTGCGCCGCATCTGCCCTATGTTCGCCGTTACGCGCGCGCCCTTACCGGCGATCAAAGCACGGGCGACAACTATGTCCGCGTCGCGCTTGAAGCCCTGGCGGCGGGCGAGCGTCAACTGCCCGCCGACATGACGCCGCGGGTGGCGCTCTACCACGTCTTCCACACTATCTGGTCGAGCACCGGGGCCCAGCTGGAAAGCGGCGGCGTCTCCGAAGCCGACGACGCTTCTCGTCGGCTGATGCGCATCGCGCCCCAGTCGCGACAAGCGTTCCTGTTGACCGCGCTGGAAGGCTTTACGCCGTCCGAGGCCGCCCAGATTTTGGCCGTCGATCCGCGCACGGTCGAGCGCCTGATCTCTGAAGCTCAGTCCGACATCGAAAGCCTGGTGAAGGAGTTGGGCCACCGGGTCACCGGCACCGCCACCACCCACGACGAGGCCGTGGACGCCGTTTCGCGTCACGCGCCGGGACTGGTTCTGGCGGATATCCAACTGGCGGACGGCTCTTCGGGCATTGACGCGGTCAAGGACATCCTGCGCAAGTTCGATGTTCCGGTCATCTTCATCACCGCCTTCCCGGAGCGGCTGCTGACCGGGGAACGGCCCGAGCCGACCTTCCTGATCACCAAGCCCTTCCAGCCGGAAACGGTGAAGGCGGCGATCAGCCAGGCGCTGTTCTTCCATCCCTCGCGCCAGAAGGCGGCCGCCTGA
- a CDS encoding NepR family anti-sigma factor translates to MIEPKDTPARISGSNSDERDLEEVRLRQQAIGVKLRHMFDEVVNEPVPDEFLEILRRADQGASAKEGQ, encoded by the coding sequence ATGATTGAACCTAAGGACACCCCCGCGCGTATCAGCGGGTCCAACTCGGACGAACGCGATCTCGAAGAGGTCCGTCTGCGTCAACAGGCCATCGGCGTTAAGCTGCGCCATATGTTCGACGAAGTCGTCAACGAGCCCGTGCCGGACGAATTTCTGGAAATCCTTCGCCGCGCCGATCAGGGCGCATCCGCCAAGGAGGGGCAGTGA
- a CDS encoding sigma-70 family RNA polymerase sigma factor, with product MTTTTPAARPSSSDDNAFKAELVTLIPHLRAFARTLTGDPTAADDLAQEAMMKAWDARASYQMGTNMKAWTCMILRNQFYSEKRRSWRQTQLDQEAAERTLIAVDDPEAPVALDELRQALKSLPEEQREALILVGAGGFAYEEAAEICQCAVGTVKSRVSRARKALQATLERGGYARDGQSAGDAMRSILADADRLSGAGRK from the coding sequence GTGACCACCACGACCCCCGCCGCCCGACCCTCGTCATCAGACGACAACGCGTTCAAGGCTGAACTCGTCACCCTGATCCCTCATCTGCGGGCCTTCGCCCGGACCTTGACCGGCGACCCGACGGCCGCCGACGATCTGGCTCAGGAAGCCATGATGAAGGCGTGGGACGCCCGCGCCAGCTATCAGATGGGCACCAACATGAAGGCCTGGACCTGCATGATCCTGCGCAACCAGTTTTATTCTGAAAAGCGCCGCTCGTGGCGTCAGACCCAGTTGGACCAGGAAGCCGCCGAACGCACCTTGATCGCCGTAGACGACCCCGAGGCGCCGGTGGCGCTGGACGAACTGCGTCAGGCGCTGAAGTCGCTCCCGGAAGAACAGCGCGAGGCCCTGATCCTGGTGGGCGCGGGCGGCTTCGCCTATGAAGAAGCTGCGGAAATCTGCCAATGCGCCGTCGGCACGGTGAAGAGCCGGGTGTCGCGCGCGCGCAAGGCGCTGCAGGCCACGCTGGAGCGCGGCGGTTATGCGCGCGACGGCCAATCGGCGGGCGACGCCATGCGCTCGATCCTGGCCGACGCGGACAGATTAAGCGGCGCCGGGCGCAAATAG
- a CDS encoding sensor histidine kinase, with protein MALGLLPILLLGVIQTEAEFRKQEQERRLDLQLAAERSASDAKARISSTVVLLQALTPEGGGFFCEARLTALAARMEGIASLARYSATGAPVCASRSESEAQTKQNVSADTWHQRLKRGEDVVMQRSADGESLIVAVRWERPMGAFQGAMAATVPLSVLQPDIRDPALPAGSEAALTDGAGNILIATDPRPFALKRAAEANGWTDRARADAVVMFEARDAQGRRHVYGGAPLAGQDVFVLLSAPAPGLLSWARLNPFGTLLLPLAAWLTAFAAVMLLSERIVVRWLDYLERVAAIYARGRFSIRPVQAEHAPAEIRTLARTLGQLGETITRRDRDILDALEEKDALLREIHHRVKNNLQIISSLLSMQQRAVTDLGARAALGDTRQRITALAQIYRVLYQSEDIREADADTFLRELVGQLIAGEAVRGPLVTTSIEADPLIIDPDKLAPLALWLVEAVSNAQKHAFAGRGGELKVRFKVDGDTSVLEVEDDGPGLDDAVEAGVGRTLMMAFAKQLRGEARIIPAPGGGSIARLTFVTPEARDAAQVREVAAFRLSGTPPQA; from the coding sequence ATGGCCTTGGGCCTGCTGCCCATACTGCTGCTCGGCGTGATCCAGACCGAGGCCGAGTTCCGCAAGCAGGAGCAGGAGCGCCGGCTCGACCTGCAGCTGGCGGCCGAACGCAGCGCCTCGGACGCCAAGGCCCGGATCAGCTCGACCGTGGTGCTGCTGCAGGCTCTGACGCCGGAAGGGGGCGGCTTCTTTTGCGAGGCTCGCCTAACCGCCCTCGCTGCGCGGATGGAGGGGATCGCCAGCCTGGCGCGCTACAGCGCCACGGGCGCGCCGGTCTGCGCCTCGCGCAGCGAGAGCGAGGCGCAGACGAAACAAAACGTGTCGGCGGATACCTGGCACCAGCGCCTGAAGCGCGGCGAAGACGTGGTGATGCAGCGTTCGGCCGACGGCGAATCCCTGATCGTCGCCGTCCGTTGGGAACGCCCGATGGGCGCCTTTCAAGGCGCGATGGCGGCCACGGTGCCGCTGAGCGTGCTCCAGCCGGACATCCGCGATCCCGCCTTGCCCGCCGGGTCGGAGGCGGCGCTGACGGATGGCGCCGGAAACATTCTGATCGCCACTGATCCGCGGCCGTTCGCGCTGAAACGCGCGGCCGAGGCGAACGGCTGGACCGACCGGGCGCGCGCCGACGCCGTCGTCATGTTTGAAGCGCGCGACGCCCAGGGACGACGCCATGTCTATGGAGGCGCGCCTCTGGCTGGGCAGGATGTTTTCGTCCTGCTGTCGGCGCCGGCGCCGGGACTGCTGTCCTGGGCGCGGCTGAACCCGTTCGGCACCCTGTTGCTGCCGCTGGCGGCGTGGCTGACCGCCTTTGCCGCCGTCATGCTGCTGTCCGAGCGGATCGTGGTGCGCTGGCTGGATTATCTGGAACGGGTGGCCGCCATCTATGCGCGAGGACGTTTCTCCATTCGCCCGGTCCAGGCCGAGCACGCCCCGGCCGAAATCCGCACCCTGGCCCGCACCCTGGGCCAGCTGGGCGAGACCATCACCCGTCGCGACCGGGATATTCTGGATGCGCTGGAGGAGAAGGACGCCCTGCTGCGCGAAATCCACCACCGGGTGAAAAACAATCTGCAGATCATCTCGTCCCTGCTGTCCATGCAGCAACGGGCGGTGACCGATCTGGGCGCGCGGGCGGCGCTGGGCGACACGCGACAGCGCATCACCGCCCTGGCCCAGATCTATCGCGTCCTCTACCAGAGCGAGGACATTCGCGAGGCCGACGCCGACACCTTCCTGCGCGAACTGGTCGGCCAGCTCATCGCCGGGGAAGCGGTGCGCGGCCCCCTGGTGACGACGTCCATCGAAGCCGACCCGCTGATCATCGACCCGGACAAGTTGGCGCCCCTGGCCCTGTGGCTGGTCGAAGCCGTGTCCAACGCCCAGAAACACGCCTTCGCTGGCCGCGGCGGCGAGCTGAAGGTGCGCTTCAAGGTCGATGGCGACACCAGTGTGCTGGAGGTCGAGGACGACGGCCCCGGACTGGACGACGCCGTCGAGGCGGGCGTCGGCCGCACCTTGATGATGGCCTTCGCCAAGCAACTACGCGGCGAGGCCCGGATCATTCCCGCGCCGGGCGGCGGCTCAATCGCGCGGCTGACCTTCGTCACGCCCGAAGCCCGCGACGCAGCCCAGGTGCGAGAGGTCGCAGCCTTTCGTCTCAGCGGAACCCCGCCCCAAGCGTAG
- a CDS encoding entericidin A/B family lipoprotein, translating to MRKIIILAVAAAALTTAACNTIQGVGKDTQAAGQAVEGAARDAKN from the coding sequence ATGCGCAAGATCATCATTCTGGCCGTCGCCGCCGCCGCTTTGACCACCGCCGCCTGCAACACCATTCAGGGCGTCGGCAAGGACACCCAGGCCGCTGGCCAGGCGGTCGAAGGCGCCGCTCGCGACGCCAAGAACTAA
- the ald gene encoding alanine dehydrogenase produces MRVGSPRETKTNEHRVGLTPAAAGEYVAHGHTVLMETGAGLGAGFTDADYEKAGARIAPDAAAVFADSDMIVKVKELQPAEFPLLKPDHILFAYLHLAPDPEQAKALLASGCAAIAYETVTDANRGLPLLAPMSEVAGRIAVFSAAETLLKHKGGMGLLFCGVPGVAPARVLVLGGGVVGLNAARMAVGLGAEVVVLERSIPRMRHIDEVTGGRVITRYSSLHAIEEELPKADVVIGAVLTPGAEAPTLVRRDQLSSMKKDSVLIDVAIDQGGCFETSRPTTHDDPTYVVDGVIHYCVGNMPGAVPRTSSEALNNATLPYGLALADRGLEALRADPHLARGLNVLKGEITHPAVGKALGLSWRDPFGVWARG; encoded by the coding sequence ATGCGCGTCGGCTCCCCCCGAGAAACCAAGACCAATGAACATCGCGTCGGCCTGACGCCGGCCGCGGCCGGCGAATACGTCGCCCACGGCCATACCGTCCTGATGGAGACCGGAGCCGGCCTGGGCGCGGGCTTTACCGACGCCGACTACGAGAAGGCGGGCGCACGCATCGCCCCCGACGCCGCCGCCGTCTTCGCCGACAGCGACATGATCGTGAAGGTCAAGGAGCTTCAGCCCGCCGAGTTCCCCCTGCTGAAGCCAGACCACATCCTGTTCGCCTATCTGCATCTGGCGCCCGATCCCGAACAGGCGAAGGCCCTGCTGGCCTCGGGCTGCGCCGCCATCGCCTATGAGACGGTGACGGACGCCAATAGAGGCCTGCCGCTGCTGGCGCCCATGTCCGAGGTGGCCGGACGGATCGCGGTCTTTTCGGCGGCCGAGACCCTTTTGAAGCACAAGGGCGGGATGGGGCTGCTGTTCTGCGGCGTGCCCGGCGTGGCCCCCGCGCGGGTGCTGGTGCTGGGCGGCGGCGTCGTGGGGCTGAACGCCGCGCGCATGGCCGTCGGTCTGGGCGCCGAGGTGGTGGTGCTGGAGCGCTCCATCCCCCGGATGCGTCATATCGACGAAGTGACCGGCGGGCGCGTCATCACCCGCTATTCCTCGCTGCACGCCATCGAGGAGGAACTGCCCAAGGCCGATGTGGTGATCGGCGCCGTTCTGACCCCGGGCGCAGAAGCCCCGACCCTGGTGCGACGGGACCAGTTGTCGTCGATGAAGAAGGACAGCGTCCTGATCGACGTCGCCATCGACCAGGGCGGCTGTTTCGAGACTTCGCGCCCGACCACCCACGATGACCCGACCTATGTGGTCGACGGCGTCATCCACTATTGCGTCGGCAACATGCCCGGCGCCGTGCCGCGCACCAGTTCTGAGGCGCTGAACAACGCCACCCTGCCCTATGGCCTGGCCCTGGCGGACCGGGGACTGGAGGCCCTGCGCGCCGATCCGCACCTGGCCCGCGGCCTGAACGTGCTGAAGGGCGAGATCACCCATCCGGCCGTCGGCAAGGCGCTGGGCCTGTCGTGGCGCGACCCCTTCGGCGTCTGGGCGCGCGGCTAA
- the obgE gene encoding GTPase ObgE has translation MKFLDQAKIYIRSGNGGAGSVSFRREKFIPNGGPDGGDGGKGGDVWVEAADGLNTLIDFRYQQHFKAQTGHHGQGRQMHGAKGEDVVLRVPVGTQVLDEDKETVLVDLDEPGMKVKLLSGGNGGWGNTRFKGPVNQAPRHANPGQEGQERWIWLRLKLIADIGLAGLPNAGKSTFLSAVSAARPKVADYPFTTLTPNLGMVDLSPSERFVIADIPGLIEGASEGAGLGTRFLGHVERSASLIHLIDGTQDDVVEAYRIIRGELEAYGEGLADKTEILALNKIDALTPEAREEKAAALEAVAGRRPMLVSGVSGEGVTELLRAAWAEVKLTRGEVTDEGADMIPETPGGWQP, from the coding sequence ATGAAGTTCCTCGACCAGGCCAAGATCTACATTCGCTCCGGCAACGGCGGCGCGGGCTCCGTCTCGTTCCGCCGCGAAAAGTTCATTCCCAACGGCGGCCCGGACGGCGGCGACGGCGGCAAGGGCGGCGACGTCTGGGTTGAGGCGGCCGATGGGCTGAACACCCTGATCGACTTCCGCTACCAGCAGCATTTCAAGGCCCAGACCGGCCACCACGGCCAAGGCCGCCAGATGCACGGCGCCAAGGGCGAGGACGTGGTCCTGCGCGTCCCCGTCGGCACCCAGGTGCTGGACGAGGACAAGGAGACCGTGCTCGTCGACCTGGACGAGCCGGGCATGAAGGTGAAACTGCTGTCCGGCGGCAACGGCGGCTGGGGCAACACCCGCTTCAAGGGGCCGGTCAACCAGGCGCCGCGCCACGCCAACCCCGGCCAGGAAGGCCAGGAGCGCTGGATCTGGCTGCGGCTGAAGCTGATCGCCGACATCGGCCTGGCCGGCCTGCCCAACGCCGGCAAGTCGACCTTCCTGTCGGCCGTCTCGGCGGCGCGGCCCAAGGTGGCGGACTACCCCTTCACCACCCTGACGCCGAACCTCGGCATGGTGGACCTGAGTCCATCGGAACGCTTCGTCATCGCCGACATCCCCGGCCTGATCGAAGGCGCCAGCGAGGGCGCGGGCCTGGGCACCCGCTTCCTGGGCCACGTCGAGCGCTCGGCCAGCCTGATCCACCTGATCGACGGCACGCAGGACGATGTGGTCGAGGCCTATCGCATCATCCGCGGCGAGCTGGAGGCCTATGGCGAAGGCCTGGCCGACAAGACCGAGATCCTGGCCCTGAACAAGATCGACGCCCTGACGCCCGAGGCTCGTGAGGAGAAGGCGGCGGCTCTGGAGGCGGTCGCGGGCCGTCGCCCGATGCTGGTGTCCGGCGTCTCAGGCGAGGGCGTGACCGAGCTGCTGCGCGCCGCCTGGGCCGAGGTCAAACTGACCCGCGGCGAGGTCACCGACGAGGGCGCGGACATGATTCCCGAAACGCCGGGCGGCTGGCAGCCGTAA
- the polA gene encoding DNA polymerase I: MTDATAEIPARPLTQDGPPLRLWMIDASAYIFRAYHALPPLTRKSDGLPVGAVQGYCNMLWKLIRDMKGEDGPTHLVAVFDHSEKTFRNDLYDQYKAHRPPAPEDLVPQFPLVREATKAFGVHCVEMAGYEADDLIATYACQARDAGGEAVIVSSDKDLMQLIGGGVVMYDPMKDRRLDEEAVFEKFGVTPDKVVEVQALIGDSVDNVPGAPGIGPKTAAQLIHEYGDLDTLLARAGEIKQPKRRETLINFADQIRLSRELVKLTCDAPLPEPIDDFVIRDPDPQTLSAFLEMMEFRSLARRVGDGKAPQKEGSTFARQPSVPVATPRYGQTEVAAPAEPQAIDHDRYECVQTLEDLDRWIARAKAAGVVGFDTETDALSSTHAGLCGVSLAVGPNDACYIPLTHEHEPTGDGGLDFGDGGDARPPLQQIDKPTALSRLKALLEDPSVLKVGQNIKYDLAVMARRGVRVAPIDDVMLISYVLEGGLHGHGMDELARLHLGHEPMTFKSVAGTGKSQKSFKHVEMKSAVCYAAEDADVTLRLHRLLKPRLAAEGLSSVYETLERGMPAVLADMERAGVRVDPDRLRSLSSTFGQRMAELEEEAHKLAGRPFNVGSPRQIGEILFGEMNLPGGKKTASGQWGTDASVLEELAQTQALPRTILDWRQLSKLKGTYTDALVAAMDPQTNRVHTSYQLAAATTGRLASSDPNLQNIPIRTETGRQIRQAFIASPGNVLISADYSQIELRLLAHIGDIPELKRAFKSGLDIHAATASEMFGVPVEGMPSETRRRAKAINFGIIYGISAFGLAAQLGIDQGEAGAYIKTYFERFPGIRAYMDRTKALVKEQGFVTTVFGRRIHIPAIHSKSGAERQFGERAAINAPIQGAAADIIRRAMIRMPGALAEAGLQTRMLLQVHDELVFEAPEAEADRAIAVIRRIMEGAALPVVDLSVPLDVEAKAAPNWDGAH, from the coding sequence ATGACCGACGCGACCGCCGAAATCCCCGCCCGCCCCCTCACTCAAGACGGGCCGCCCTTGCGGCTGTGGATGATCGACGCCTCGGCCTACATCTTCCGCGCCTACCACGCCCTGCCACCGCTGACCCGCAAGTCGGACGGCCTGCCCGTGGGCGCGGTGCAGGGCTACTGCAACATGCTGTGGAAGCTGATCCGCGACATGAAGGGCGAGGACGGCCCGACGCACCTGGTCGCCGTTTTCGACCATTCGGAGAAGACCTTCCGCAACGACCTCTATGATCAATACAAGGCCCACCGTCCGCCGGCGCCCGAGGATCTGGTCCCGCAGTTCCCGCTCGTGCGCGAGGCCACCAAGGCCTTCGGCGTCCACTGCGTCGAGATGGCCGGCTACGAGGCCGACGACCTGATCGCCACCTACGCCTGCCAGGCGCGCGACGCGGGCGGCGAGGCGGTGATCGTCAGCTCCGACAAGGATCTGATGCAGCTGATCGGGGGCGGCGTGGTCATGTACGACCCGATGAAGGATCGCCGCCTGGACGAAGAAGCCGTGTTTGAAAAATTCGGCGTCACGCCCGACAAGGTGGTCGAGGTCCAGGCCCTGATCGGCGACAGCGTCGACAACGTCCCCGGCGCCCCGGGCATCGGCCCCAAGACCGCGGCCCAGTTGATCCACGAGTACGGCGACCTCGATACGCTCCTGGCCCGGGCCGGCGAGATCAAGCAGCCCAAGCGCCGCGAGACCCTGATCAACTTCGCCGATCAGATCCGCCTGTCGCGCGAACTGGTCAAGCTGACCTGCGACGCGCCGCTTCCCGAACCGATCGACGACTTCGTCATCCGCGACCCGGACCCGCAGACCCTGTCCGCCTTCCTGGAGATGATGGAGTTCCGCTCGCTGGCCCGCCGCGTCGGCGACGGCAAGGCGCCGCAGAAGGAAGGCTCGACCTTCGCGCGCCAGCCAAGCGTCCCGGTGGCTACGCCGCGCTATGGCCAGACCGAAGTCGCCGCCCCGGCCGAGCCCCAGGCGATCGATCATGATCGCTATGAATGCGTGCAGACGCTGGAAGACCTCGACCGCTGGATCGCGCGGGCCAAGGCGGCGGGCGTGGTCGGCTTCGATACCGAGACGGACGCCCTGTCCTCGACCCACGCCGGGCTGTGCGGGGTGTCGCTGGCCGTGGGGCCCAACGACGCCTGCTACATCCCCCTGACGCACGAACATGAGCCGACCGGCGACGGCGGCTTGGACTTCGGCGACGGCGGCGACGCGCGCCCGCCCCTGCAGCAGATCGACAAGCCGACCGCCCTGTCCCGGCTGAAGGCGCTGCTGGAAGACCCGTCGGTGCTGAAGGTCGGCCAGAACATCAAATACGACCTCGCCGTCATGGCCCGGCGCGGCGTGCGCGTCGCCCCCATCGACGACGTGATGCTGATCTCCTACGTGCTGGAGGGCGGTCTGCACGGCCACGGCATGGACGAGCTGGCGCGGCTGCACCTCGGCCACGAGCCGATGACCTTCAAGAGCGTGGCCGGGACCGGCAAGAGCCAGAAGAGCTTCAAGCACGTGGAGATGAAGTCGGCCGTCTGTTACGCCGCCGAGGACGCGGACGTGACCCTGCGCCTGCATCGCCTGCTGAAGCCGCGTCTGGCGGCCGAGGGGCTGTCGAGCGTCTATGAGACGCTGGAGCGCGGCATGCCCGCCGTTCTGGCCGACATGGAGCGGGCCGGCGTTCGCGTCGATCCGGATCGTCTGCGCTCCCTGTCCTCGACCTTCGGCCAGCGCATGGCCGAGCTGGAAGAGGAGGCGCACAAGCTGGCCGGCCGCCCGTTCAACGTCGGCAGCCCGCGCCAGATCGGCGAGATCCTGTTCGGCGAGATGAACCTGCCCGGCGGCAAGAAGACCGCCAGCGGCCAGTGGGGCACCGACGCCAGCGTGCTGGAGGAGCTGGCTCAGACGCAGGCCCTGCCCCGCACCATCCTGGACTGGCGCCAGCTATCCAAGCTGAAGGGCACCTATACCGACGCCCTGGTGGCGGCCATGGACCCGCAGACGAATCGGGTCCACACCTCCTATCAGCTGGCGGCGGCGACCACGGGACGCCTGGCCTCGTCCGATCCCAACCTGCAGAACATCCCGATCCGCACCGAGACCGGCCGCCAGATCCGCCAGGCCTTCATCGCCTCGCCGGGCAATGTGCTGATCAGCGCCGACTACAGCCAGATCGAGCTGCGCCTTCTGGCCCACATCGGCGACATCCCCGAGCTGAAGCGCGCCTTCAAGAGCGGCCTCGACATCCACGCGGCGACCGCGTCCGAGATGTTCGGCGTGCCGGTCGAGGGCATGCCCAGCGAGACGCGCCGCCGCGCCAAGGCCATCAACTTCGGCATCATCTACGGCATCAGCGCCTTCGGCCTGGCCGCCCAGCTGGGCATCGACCAGGGCGAGGCCGGCGCCTACATCAAGACCTATTTCGAACGCTTCCCCGGCATCCGCGCCTACATGGACAGGACCAAGGCGCTGGTGAAGGAGCAGGGCTTCGTCACCACCGTCTTCGGCCGGCGCATCCACATCCCGGCCATCCACTCCAAGTCGGGCGCCGAGCGCCAGTTCGGCGAGCGCGCGGCCATCAACGCCCCGATCCAGGGCGCCGCCGCCGACATCATCCGCCGCGCCATGATCCGCATGCCCGGCGCCCTGGCCGAGGCGGGTCTGCAAACCCGCATGCTGCTGCAGGTCCACGACGAACTGGTGTTCGAGGCCCCCGAGGCCGAGGCCGACCGCGCCATCGCCGTCATCCGCCGCATCATGGAAGGCGCCGCCCTGCCTGTCGTCGATCTGAGCGTGCCGCTGGACGTCGAGGCCAAGGCGGCCCCGAACTGGGACGGCGCGCACTAA